A single window of Leptospira semungkisensis DNA harbors:
- a CDS encoding DUF4253 domain-containing protein: MQRIFLVLIFLSLFFSSCSKSEIGGNRDKEVLELVRKFTNSKIEKFYIRSQEASKDGEDILLPSPGISLRMKEDEALDLLGKLRPRLEEWKYTIFLTGYDAEFEGGNYNAFYQVVIVYDQDKYELLRKIGTSAPRYNIDTDSIEKKFKQWEEKYSSMRFVIIDSDSISALLMDPPKNPKQLAKEAYDFCPDAVEQNLGSLEEMEKMILEEHLLPLWWD; this comes from the coding sequence ATGCAGAGGATTTTCCTAGTTCTTATTTTTCTAAGTTTATTCTTCTCTTCTTGTTCCAAGTCGGAAATAGGAGGAAATAGAGATAAGGAAGTGTTAGAGCTCGTGAGAAAATTCACAAACTCTAAAATAGAAAAATTTTATATACGATCTCAAGAAGCATCTAAGGACGGTGAGGACATTTTACTTCCTTCTCCTGGAATAAGTCTCAGAATGAAAGAAGACGAGGCCTTGGATCTTTTAGGTAAGTTAAGACCAAGATTAGAAGAATGGAAATATACCATCTTTCTTACCGGTTATGATGCAGAGTTTGAAGGCGGAAATTATAACGCTTTTTATCAAGTAGTGATCGTTTATGACCAAGATAAATACGAACTTCTCAGAAAGATAGGGACCTCCGCTCCTAGATACAATATAGATACGGATAGCATCGAAAAGAAGTTTAAACAATGGGAAGAGAAATATTCTTCCATGCGCTTTGTGATCATCGATTCTGATTCGATCAGCGCCTTGCTTATGGATCCTCCTAAAAACCCGAAGCAACTCGCAAAAGAGGCATACGACTTCTGTCCGGATGCGGTCGAGCAGAACCTGGGATCCTTAGAAGAAATGGAAAAGATGATCCTAGAGGAACATCTTTTGCCCTTATGGTGGGACTAA
- a CDS encoding FecR domain-containing protein: MLLQKPKFSLSQLLSAIPILVLILSVSMIGLLAEPKKGVHEDVFEYKVKKNDTLSKIAKEFLQDPRNWKELLKYNEIPNPSLIREGTTLFIPGFLRKDTISATGERIEPNSGPAAVADFQKGQVQYSRDFAPSGLPASWTKLSKDQILNTEDWVQTGPNSSSKLLFTKNGTVVELREKTLTRIMKTNADSMANFKMNKDGSILELKSGYLEAKVPPKKAGDEIRKFTVVTPTAVVGVRGTELYVNMVDSDTTAVGCYKGELEVSAEGKTVAVPAGFGTNVVRGQAPSKPEKLPEKVELE, translated from the coding sequence ATGCTTCTCCAAAAACCTAAGTTTTCACTTTCACAATTGCTTTCTGCGATCCCGATCTTAGTCCTCATTCTTTCCGTTTCCATGATCGGGCTACTCGCCGAACCTAAGAAAGGTGTTCACGAAGACGTCTTCGAATATAAAGTAAAGAAGAACGATACTCTGTCCAAGATCGCGAAAGAATTCCTACAAGATCCAAGAAACTGGAAAGAATTACTAAAATATAATGAAATCCCGAACCCCTCCTTGATCCGCGAAGGTACGACTCTATTCATTCCTGGATTTTTGAGAAAGGACACCATATCCGCAACCGGAGAAAGAATTGAACCGAATTCAGGGCCGGCCGCAGTCGCAGACTTTCAAAAAGGGCAAGTGCAATATTCCAGGGATTTTGCTCCTAGCGGACTTCCTGCATCCTGGACAAAACTCTCCAAAGATCAGATCTTAAACACAGAAGATTGGGTGCAAACAGGACCGAACTCTTCTTCTAAACTTCTATTCACGAAGAATGGAACAGTTGTGGAATTAAGAGAGAAGACATTGACCCGTATCATGAAGACTAATGCGGACTCGATGGCGAATTTCAAGATGAATAAGGACGGAAGCATTCTCGAACTGAAATCAGGTTATCTTGAAGCCAAGGTCCCTCCTAAAAAAGCAGGCGACGAGATCCGCAAGTTTACTGTGGTTACTCCCACTGCAGTTGTGGGAGTTCGAGGAACAGAACTATATGTGAATATGGTGGACTCCGATACTACTGCTGTAGGATGCTATAAGGGAGAATTAGAAGTCTCCGCAGAAGGAAAGACAGTCGCAGTTCCTGCGGGCTTTGGAACGAATGTAGTCAGAGGCCAAGCACCTTCCAAACCTGAAAAACTTCCCGAAAAGGTGGAGTTAGAGTGA